The window CTTTTGTTTTGCGCCAGAAAtaacagtgaaaaaaataaaataaacatagactaatctatttatatgaatataatgtgtattttataatgattttaaaacataatataacataactgtGTAATAAACACATTGACTTGAAATCAAGTCTTTGTCAAAATAGTAGGCAAACTGGAAAGTGgccaagtttaacagggcagaggaCTGAATTTACATGATTCGAACCGCTTCCTGGCCAAGCGAGACTTCGGACGTCATCAATTACGTCATTGCAAGTCTAAAGAGATACGTATGGGGTtagaattgttgcattattccaaataaatagattattatccATAAGATACAAGCCTcgatacgcaaaaaaaaaaaaaaaaagcataaataaaaaaaaaaataataaataaataaataaaaaaaaccaagcCTCGATACGCGCTTTATAGGCCATAAGGTGAACTAGGAAAAAGAGTCTAGAAAGTGATTTTTATAAAGTTACGTTaatttttattgaaccaaatgtaattccatagggcactactttttaaatgcatttttgcataGACAGCGCCATATTGGACTTTATGTTAAAAGTTTCAACAAAATATCCTGCAGTTTTTTTGTCACTATCCAGAAATGTGtataattgtgaataaaaaaataaatgaaataaaaaacaaaaatgttatgctGCTGGTTTTGATTATAACTCTATTTATATTCATTACTGAAAGATATTGGGATTCCCGAAACACGGTCCGAAGCCTCGGCACAGAGGGTAACATCACTATGACTGGGGTCCAAAAGTCTTAATGTTACTGGAATCAAATTCAAATATGCCttcaatgctttatttaaaatagaatttgctAAACAATTTCagtgtaacttttttatttatttcaaaatttatcTTAAGAGCATAACATTTAGTTCCGACTTGTTATCCAGCATTATTTGAGAATGTTTAATTTCAGTGGACTCAACAAAATCTTAACTTTTAGTTCagaggtatttttttttacttgtttgaccTAGAAATAGTACAAAATCTCAGATatttaatctattattattattataatttttttgctacATTGAAAAATACGATTTTCAATGTGATCTCAgacattaaaagaaaagaaaatagaatattatatatacagaatTGATACTTTGCTAAATTATATCAAGGTACATTCGGTTCAGTGCATATAATCTGTTAATcaacacattaaatatatatatcatctctATGGTGTTGAATAACTCCGCCTCTGCTATGTCAATCCCAACACCCCTCCTTTCATATACTGTAttacattaattcctaattccaCTCCCCTCAGACTGCCTTCGATTATCCAAATCATgagcccagaaaaaaaaaacccagctctGCTTGAATGCTCAACTCACTTTCCACACTTATGAGTGATAGTAATATTTAAGCCAATACTGTTTTCTGTCATGGATGAGTTTATTATGTGTTGGCCTAtggaatttgttttttttcaaacactcataaactaattttgcatgtttttgttttggtcaaaggtaagttttttaaatattgaaatattgtgtAAAGAGATAGaaattgatatatttaattttgtactatttctgtttctattttgTTGGTTTATCTGTTCTTACCTTAAATGACACCGTGCACTGCATGAGCCTCAGTGTTTGAAAGTCAAGAGAACATAACAGGGGGCTGATTGAGAATGCATTGTGATTTCTGGGTTTGTTGTTACAGCTGAAAGCATCTTGAAGAGAAGGACTCCACTCATTTAAGCTCTGACTGAGTCCAAACAGACAGGACTATGGCTTCAGACTCTGACAGACCGGGCTTCTGTTTGGTGGACTACGTAGTATTTGCTGCTATGCTGGGGGTGTCGGTGGGCATCGGGCTATTTCAGTCTCTGAGAAAGACCCCAGGTCGCTCCAACGTGGACAGCTTCTTCACAGGGGGAAGGGGTTTCTCTGCTGTGCCGGTTGGACTGTCACTCTGTGCCAGCTTTATGTCAGCCGTCCAAGTGCTCGGTGTGCCATCAGAGGCATATTTATATGGCTTTAAGTTCCTCTATATGTGCCTGGGACAAGCGCTCAACTCCCTCATTACTGCAGTTCTGTTTGTTCCAGTGTTTTATCGGCTCAAAATCACCAGCTCATGTCAGGTTTGGATTTTGTACATTATGTTCTTCTAGTAGTTCAGctgaataattttatataaattcttgcatacacacacacgcatatatatacatatacagtatatactgtatataaacacaaacatgttatacatacatgtttatacatacattttatagtaGCACACTTCAAAATGTGTCTATACagtatattagttttattagttttaattatttcaagatAAATGTTGCTTTGGAAGCTAGctgaaatttgtatttttaatattattttatttcagatttttactgCGTATAATTAAAGTTGAGATTACTAGTgaatctcattctattttctaatttaatatgcatgaattttcagtttttagtATGTATAGCATGTGCTTTTGCATGCACGATGtaccccactgtgtgtgtgtgtgtgtgtgtgtgtgtgagacagagagagaacaccaggttctaataaatgtatttgtgtctCAGTATTTAGGAATGAGGTTTGGCAGAGGGATGCAGCTCTTGGGAAGTTTACAGTTCATTGTAGCCACAGTAAGAGCAACTCATCatccaaatttaaataaaatataattttttaataatattaaaacaataccataaaatgtatttgtagagTACTTATCAACAAAGCTTTGAATATAACTTCTATACTTTCAATTCTAATATTTAGTTTGCATAAAATgagcatattatttttattattttttcgtTTTAGATTTGTGTAACACTAAGATTGTTTGGTTCTTTCTGTAGCTCCTCTATACTGGAATAGTGATCTTTGCTCCTGCAGTTATCTTGAATCAGGGTTAGTGAAACAGACTGAtttgaactttttaaaaatggttaattgCTTCACATACCTATTGCATCTCAGTTCATCAGTGAACAATTTTGATTCCATATGAGCAGTTGCAAGTTTTTTTTGCGCTTTTGTACTGTTCTCCAcaatcttttcttcttttctgaatAAAGCCTCAGGCCTAAATATGTGGGCATCTCTCTTCTCAACTGGACTCATCTGCACATTTTACACGACAGTGGTAGGTGAAATCTTTCCAGAtctgaatatatacataaaaaaaaaaaatcagtgccaATTTGCTCAGTGATTTGAATTATGATTATGACTGTGGTATGACCATGCAAATATTTGTTAATTACAACATTACGCTTGTGTTTGCCTGCAGGGTGTATGAAGCTGTGATCTGGACAGATGTGTTTCAGATTGTAGTCATGCTATCTGGGTTCATTGCAGTCTTCATTCAGGGCACCATTTGGCAGGAGGGGCCTGCCAGAGTTTTGGAGATCGCCAACAATGGATCCCGCATCAATTTTAATGAGTATGAACAATATCAAATGTTTGGAAATCGGTTAAATACTCAagttaactaaatatttattattctatTGCTCATTCTCTTCTGTGTGTTAGTTTCGTTATAGACCCTCAGAAGCGCTACTCGTTCTGGAGTTTCACAGTGGGTGGCACTATGGTCTGGTTATCCATGTACGGAGCCAATCAAGCTCAAGTGCAGCGCTACATATCATGTCGCACTGAGAAACAAGCTCAACTGTGAGAGAATAaatcagtaaaatattttttaccatctaaaaataacttattttttaccATTAAATTTCTCCTAATAATGATAAGATATAGTAATGGTTCGGAAGAACTCTGACATGTTTTCAGTTCTCACTCACTGAGATACAGATCCACTGAGTGTCACTCTTGTGCTGCAGGGCGCTGCTGGTTAATCAGGTGGGTCTGTGTTTGATTGTGAGCAGTGCAGCCACATGTGGCATTGTGATGTTTGCTTTATACTCCAGCTGTGACCCACTGAAGACCGGCAGGATATCTGCTCCTGACCAGGTAAATCAAAACCTACGTAAACAGAATTACCTATacctactactactaataactattagtatgtttttttaaagacatttatattataattcttACTGGTTTATTTGTGGCTGGAACAAaccttttctgttttaaattctttTGTTGAAACCAAAATTGATCTAttgaaatttaagaaaaaaaaaaattgctgaatatTTTAGTCACcgcttcaggccatccaagatgtacgtaagttagttttttcaactgatttggagaaatgtagcattaccaCATTTGCTCaacatctgcagtgaatgggtgccgtcagaatggctGTCCACACAACTTCggttaacatcttgtaaagtgaaaagctgcttgtttgtaagaaacaaatccataattaagatttttaactTTATCCCGTCACTTCTGGACAAAATACCAGTCATTAatccataataatattttatcagttaaaaagtccattccctgttaaaaatccatcaaaatatttttttacaactgTTGTCAGAGtcctgattcagatttttttctgagACACATTTTTCACTTGAGAAACAAAGTTGGAATTGCCTTAATATTGGATTTATTTActgcaaacatgcagctttttacttcacaagaaaTTAATTAActgactggagtcgtgtggattgcttgtggattattgtgatgtttttatcatctgtttggactcacatcctgacggcacccattcactacagaggatccactgcTGAGCAGATGATGTAATGGTAAATCTTTTCTGactaagaaacaaactcatctttatcttgggtggcctgagggtgagtaaaatttcAACAAAAATGCCCACATTTGGTTGAAGTTATCGTTTTATGCAACcagctgtattattattttcacagtaTATGCCATACCTGGTTTTGGACATTTTCCGTAATCATCCAGGCTTTCCAGGTCTTTTTCTAGCCTGTGCCTACAGTGGAACTTTAAGGTGCTTGAAACTATCAGACCCTTTAGTGAGATGTTGATTACTGGTACAAGTGGAATAAACCACCCGCTTCTGTTTCCACAGTACTGTCTCCACCAGCATTAACGCCATGGCAGCTGTTACTATGGAGGATGTAATGAAGCCATGGCTAATCACTGTTTCACAGAGAAAACAGCTCTTGCTCTCCAAGTTATTATGTACGGTCAAATGCAACAATTTCTTCCCTGTGGTGCAAGTAAACATTAGTAACTTACATAGCCCCCATAAGCAATGGCTTATTGCATGTATTCAGATCAAATATTGCTTTTCACTTAATTATAGATCAAATCtgagatatatttatttgaaagtaaGATAAAATAAGAtctttcatattattcactttttcatctttcatttgtgcgtttgtcatttttattcttttttaaatatttttctttgttttattttgcaatttattaaaaattatttatattaatatataattatgtaatgtCAGTATTTGTTGTGCTGCCTTCATTTAAAAAAGGTATCatttcttaatgcaaaataattctaTCTTTATTTGCATTCATGAATTCAAATTGTAATGCATCAAAACTATTGGTGAGACTTGTTTTTCATACATAGCTGTAACTACATATTAAAGTATAAGATGATTCTGTTTTCCTGCAAGTATCTGCTGATATCGATTtgataatgtttaaaaatatgacTACAATGTCAACTCGTTTGACCATTGTTTGCTTGTTTAAATCAGCACTGTTGTATGGGCTTGGCTGCATTACAATGGCTGCGCTCTCCTCCCTGTTGGACTGGGGGGTCCTTCAGGTACAATATGAACAACTGGAATAACTGTGGCATTTTAGGAAGAATGCATTTCAGTCTATGTGCCTGTGCTCTAACCAGCTTTTTCTCTAACAACCTCAGGGTTCATTCACAGTCATGGGGGTAGTGAACGGTCCACTCCTGGGAGCATTTGTGCTGGGCATGTTTGTTCCAGCCACAAATAAACCAGTAAGACTCCATAAACATAACAGTCCACCATGCAATTCTATTGCTCCACTCGATGAATAGCAGTTTGATATTTCTCACATCTTATAGGGGGTGTTCTCAGGTGTGGCTGTGGGATTCTGTCTGTCTCTATGGCTTGCTGTTGGAAGCACAATTTATCCTCCTACACCAGAAATGATGGGTGTTTTACCCACCAGTGCTGGTAACTGTCTGGCAAGTAATCCAATGCTTAACAGCACCATTACAGTCACTGAATCTTCTATCTCATCATCAGTCCCTCAGGATTATGGGTGAGAGTCAAAgttgtattacattttataatgactAAAGTTTTGTGTGACTTTGATGACTTACAGAATGTTTGTCATGTAAAATATagcacagttttcttttttcaacTAAATTCATACAGCCTTCAAAATATCTATTCGATATCCTACCTGTACTTTGGAGCCCTGTCAACTAGTGCAGTCGTGCTGGTAGGTGTGGTGGTTAGTTACATTACAGGTGAGAGAAACTCACTTACactaatacaataattaaaaggaattaaaatgtTGACAGATGTTATACTTTCCCTTCAAATGACAATGTGTCATATTATACAGGACCCACCAAGAAGGATTCTATCAGTCCTGGTTTGTTACGATGGAACTTGGAACAGAAGACATGCAATGCATCCTGTCATAACTTGGTAAGTTTCATGTTAGTGacaattcatttaattttcttgCATCCCTGTTCCTACCAGttcatttagcattattttaatacaattatagtatttattaatattttaaataagcttttatttttatattttcagtttttacttaaaaaattttTGTGcttctgtaatttttattagttatatgtgtgttttatgtatatttgtgttttagttgtaattttaatattttaagttatttctgttagttgccaaagcatatttctaattgtattttttatttcagtctttatttCAGTCTACAAAAACTATTTGTTTAGATAACAATAAGAACACTGCTGAAATCACATTCTTGTCTTTACAGAATGAAGCTACGACAAACAATCCCACAGAAATCCTTCTCAGTCCGAAAGAACTTTTTGCCACTGCTGATAAACACGATATATTACTGAACAAAGGTGATGTTTAGACATGTGCGGGATTGGC is drawn from Carassius auratus strain Wakin unplaced genomic scaffold, ASM336829v1 scaf_tig00216970, whole genome shotgun sequence and contains these coding sequences:
- the LOC113099567 gene encoding sodium/iodide cotransporter-like, producing the protein MASDSDRPGFCLVDYVVFAAMLGVSVGIGLFQSLRKTPGRSNVDSFFTGGRGFSAVPVGLSLCASFMSAVQVLGVPSEAYLYGFKFLYMCLGQALNSLITAVLFVPVFYRLKITSSCQYLGMRFGRGMQLLGSLQFIVATLLYTGIVIFAPAVILNQASGLNMWASLFSTGLICTFYTTVVGEKAVIWTDVFQIVVMLSGFIAVFIQGTIWQEGPARVLEIANNGSRINFNDFVIDPQKRYSFWSFTVGGTMVWLSMYGANQAQVQRYISCRTEKQAQLALLVNQVGLCLIVSSAATCGIVMFALYSSCDPLKTGRISAPDQYMPYLVLDIFRNHPGFPGLFLACAYSGTLSTVSTSINAMAAVTMEDVMKPWLITVSQRKQLLLSKLLSLLYGLGCITMAALSSLLDWGVLQGSFTVMGVVNGPLLGAFVLGMFVPATNKPGVFSGVAVGFCLSLWLAVGSTIYPPTPEMMGVLPTSAGNCLASNPMLNSTITVTESSISSSVPQDYGLQNIYSISYLYFGALSTSAVVLVGVVVSYITGPTKKDSISPGLLRWNLEQKTCNASCHNLNEATTNNPTEILLSPKELFATADKHDILLNKGDV